ATCATCAGCAATTGGTTTACCAGCTAACTCTTTTTTAAACAAACCTAATCGAGCTTGCCGATCTGGAGGAGGGATATACAAAATCCTATCAAATCTTCCAGGTCTCATTAACGCCGGATCTAATGTATCAGGGCGATTAGTAGCCGCAACAACAATAACTCCTTTCAATTCCTCTACTCCGTCCATTTCCGTCAAAAACTGTGTTAATATCTTAGTGCCAGATTCTTCTCTTGTTCCTCGTGCACCACCTATTGCATCAATCTCATCAAAGAATAATATACATGGTGTATTTTCACGCGCACGAATAAACAAATCTCTTAACTGCGCCTCTGACTTACCGACAACTTGCTGTAATAATTCAGGCCCTTTTATATAAAGAAAGTGAGCTTTCGCTTCACTTGCAACAACTTTAGCCAAAAAAGTTTTACCACAACCAGGAGGTCCAAAAAGTAAAACACCTTTACTTGGTTTAATATGATATTCCTTGAATAACTCAGGGTGTGCTAGAGGCATCTCAATCATTTCATAAAGTGCCTCCTTTACATCCTCTAATCCCACCACATCATCCCAACTTAAAAGGGGCTTACTAATAATTTCCTCTGCTTTTTTCTTTTTAGAAAGCCTACCATATTGGTCTGCTATAGATTCATACTCATACAACATTTTAAATGTAACTGACGGCTTAATACCCTCAACGGCAGTCTCTAAATCAGACATAGTTATTGGCCTTGGTTTATTTCCACCATCTTTAACTGCTTTTTTAATTGCCTCAGTACACACAGATTGAATATCGGCACCTGTAAAACGTTCCATACGTTTTGCTAATTTACGCAAATCTACATCAGATGCAAGTTCCTTACCTTCCAAGTATCTTTCCAAAATTTTGTATCTCGCTTCAAGACCTGGTGGGCTAATATAAATAAGTTTATCAAAACGGCCAGGGCGTAACGCTGCTGGATCAATCAAATTTGGATAATTCGTTGCTCCAACTAATAATACACCATCTAAATCACCAATACCATCTGTATAAGCTAAGAATGTGCCAACAATACCTTTCTCTGGTGCATCAGACCTAGATAACTCCGTTCGTTTAGGTAAAAACGCTTCTATCTCATCAAAAAACAATACAGAAGGCCTGTTATTATATGCTTCTTCAAAGATCTTTCTCAAATTTGCTTCAGATTCACCAAACCATTTACTTGTGAATTCTGTCCCACTAACAGCAAAGAACGAGGCTTTAGCTTCATGAGCTATAATTCGAGCTAACTTTGTTTTACCTGTTCCAGGAGGACCAAATAGTAAAATACCTCGCGTAGGCTTAATAGACATTTTTAAAAGTGTTTGACGTGTTTTTTGATCAAATTGAGACTTTATAGCATCCATTATTTCATCCTTGATATCATCAATGCCTGCTAATTCATCCCAGTTATCTGAAGGTATTTGTCTATATATCGGAGTTGGTCTATTGTACTCCTCAACTCCTGCTTCTGTAGATTGCTCATAACTTTGCAAGGATGAAGATAATGTTTTAGCTAAAATTTCAAGAAAAGGTGATATTAAAAATACTAAGGCCGAAGACACAAAAATACCTAAAACGAATTTATTGATATTTATATTACTTTCTAATATTAACACAGGTAACATCAAACTCCCTGCAAAAAGAATGATCGCACCAGTGCCTATCGCAATCAACCGCGTATTTAGGTTTACCGGTTTTGACTTATCCAGTAAAGATCCAATAACACC
The nucleotide sequence above comes from Caldisericaceae bacterium. Encoded proteins:
- a CDS encoding AAA family ATPase encodes the protein MLVLNDQRYKTISKIVAASLAMGFTYHLTGLLPYYPLNWRSLLILAVGFMWILKPAGGLIFTLAVYILPIAYNSITLAILYLLFILTGLAGPYGFLVMSVATVTLLIPQLTVLLPVAPLMAGFVGRRRGVLLAVLTCFLVEILALLRGQANAGLVMLGTQTKPLVYLHSMPVNSLLDFTWLKTITAEKSVDLHLLSKLFTPFIERPILIAQIVLWAVTAGVIGSLLDKSKPVNLNTRLIAIGTGAIILFAGSLMLPVLILESNININKFVLGIFVSSALVFLISPFLEILAKTLSSSLQSYEQSTEAGVEEYNRPTPIYRQIPSDNWDELAGIDDIKDEIMDAIKSQFDQKTRQTLLKMSIKPTRGILLFGPPGTGKTKLARIIAHEAKASFFAVSGTEFTSKWFGESEANLRKIFEEAYNNRPSVLFFDEIEAFLPKRTELSRSDAPEKGIVGTFLAYTDGIGDLDGVLLVGATNYPNLIDPAALRPGRFDKLIYISPPGLEARYKILERYLEGKELASDVDLRKLAKRMERFTGADIQSVCTEAIKKAVKDGGNKPRPITMSDLETAVEGIKPSVTFKMLYEYESIADQYGRLSKKKKAEEIISKPLLSWDDVVGLEDVKEALYEMIEMPLAHPELFKEYHIKPSKGVLLFGPPGCGKTFLAKVVASEAKAHFLYIKGPELLQQVVGKSEAQLRDLFIRARENTPCILFFDEIDAIGGARGTREESGTKILTQFLTEMDGVEELKGVIVVAATNRPDTLDPALMRPGRFDRILYIPPPDRQARLGLFKKELAGKPIADDVDYEQLADITKDYSSADIVSICNMVAMDAAKDTLHLGKKQLITMQRLQNLIEKTPPSITATQLAIYESLKDKMQR